A single genomic interval of Ruminococcus sp. NK3A76 harbors:
- a CDS encoding chemotaxis protein CheW, translating to MITLDNKNEYLRFEVNGRIFAIPMGSIVVILQATEPVKIPEFPDYIAGTVTYEGGIVPVINSRLRFGYPDKEITNRNVIIICEAEGKRAGILIDTILSFQKLDESDIKPPPNLNDDACSRYLTGVFMDGERTCYIIDVHKMFNESDTHILDAPPESDE from the coding sequence ATGATAACCTTAGACAACAAAAACGAATATCTGCGCTTTGAGGTAAACGGCAGGATATTTGCCATACCAATGGGCAGCATCGTCGTCATTTTACAAGCGACCGAGCCCGTGAAGATACCCGAATTTCCCGACTACATAGCAGGCACCGTGACCTACGAGGGCGGCATCGTTCCGGTAATTAATTCAAGGCTGCGCTTTGGCTATCCCGACAAGGAGATAACCAACCGCAACGTAATAATAATCTGCGAGGCCGAGGGCAAGCGTGCAGGCATACTGATAGACACGATACTTAGCTTTCAGAAGCTCGACGAGAGCGACATCAAGCCTCCCCCGAACCTCAACGACGACGCCTGCTCACGCTATCTGACAGGTGTTTTCATGGACGGTGAGCGCACCTGCTACATCATTGACGTACACAAGATGTTCAACGAGAGCGACACGCACATTCTTGACGCTCCCCCGGAGAGCGACGAATAA
- a CDS encoding TIGR03943 family protein: protein MQGMPEIRVPVYLFTGFLEAGKTRFIQQTLEDKRFNTGDRTLIILCEEGEEELDVSKMSSKDVKVVTIEDESELTEANISRLCDEADAQRILIEYNGMWQMNTLFNALPADFGIYQEICIADATTFENYNANIRSLVVDKLQTAELIIFNRYDKSIDMMTLHKICRGVSRGINIAYEYTDGRVQYDDIEDPLPFDVNADKIVLDDKDFALWYRDIMEEPKKYVGKTMTFKGIVAVDKAFPENTFAVGRHVMTCCIEDIQYMGLAAEWTGVSNIKSRDWIKVTGVIAYEKNKLYRGKGPVLKVSEVSMSTPPKQEVATFF, encoded by the coding sequence ATGCAGGGTATGCCCGAGATAAGAGTGCCTGTATACCTGTTCACGGGTTTTCTCGAAGCAGGCAAGACAAGGTTCATTCAGCAGACACTTGAAGACAAGCGCTTCAACACAGGCGACCGCACGCTCATTATCCTCTGCGAGGAGGGCGAGGAGGAGCTCGATGTTTCAAAGATGTCGTCAAAGGACGTAAAGGTAGTCACCATTGAGGACGAAAGCGAGCTTACCGAGGCCAACATCAGCCGCCTTTGCGACGAGGCAGATGCACAGAGGATACTGATAGAATACAACGGTATGTGGCAGATGAATACTCTTTTCAACGCCCTGCCGGCAGATTTCGGCATCTATCAGGAGATATGCATAGCCGATGCGACGACCTTTGAAAACTACAACGCAAATATCCGCAGCCTTGTTGTAGACAAGCTGCAGACAGCAGAGCTCATCATATTCAACCGCTATGACAAGAGCATAGACATGATGACGCTGCACAAGATATGCCGGGGTGTCAGCAGGGGCATAAACATCGCCTACGAGTACACCGACGGCAGGGTGCAGTATGACGACATAGAAGACCCTCTGCCTTTTGATGTCAACGCAGACAAGATAGTGCTTGATGACAAGGACTTTGCGCTCTGGTACAGAGACATAATGGAGGAGCCCAAGAAATACGTCGGCAAGACTATGACCTTCAAGGGCATTGTCGCTGTTGACAAGGCTTTCCCTGAGAACACCTTTGCTGTAGGCAGGCACGTCATGACCTGCTGCATCGAGGACATTCAGTACATGGGTCTTGCTGCCGAGTGGACAGGGGTCAGCAACATAAAATCCCGTGACTGGATAAAGGTCACAGGCGTTATCGCATACGAAAAGAACAAGCTCTACCGTGGCAAAGGCCCGGTGCTGAAAGTCAGCGAGGTATCAATGTCTACTCCGCCCAAGCAGGAAGTAGCGACATTCTTCTGA